The genomic window TTTTCCTTGAGCTGTAAGGTGACATCGGCATCTTCAGCAGCGTACTCGGTGATTTCTTCCAACGCCACATCCCGCATGCTTCCCTGATCTTTTCCCCTTCTTGCCAATCAATGTTTCAATTGATACCGGTGAATAGCCCAGATAAGTTTCCGCCAACACGTTCATATTATGTCGCATCTCCGGCTGAATGAGATAATGTGCCACCATGGTGTCAAAGAGTTTTCCCCTTTACTTCAATACCATATAAGGCCAGCACGTTCATATCATACTTGAGGTTCTGTCCGATTTTTACAATATTTTCATTTTCATAAACTGGTTTAAACTCATTCAGAATTTTTAAAGCCTCTTCCCGCTGCTCCGGAATAGGTATGTACCAGCCTTCATGTGTTTTTATGCTGAACGAAATTCCGACTAACTCTGTATTTTGCGAATCGATACCTGTTGTTTCCGTATCAAAACTGATTTCTTTTTGTGCCGATAATAATTGGATGAGTTCCGCTCTGCCCGCTGCATCCGTTACCGCCCGATAATGATGTGGTACATTTCCGATATTATTAAATACAGCGGAATGTTCTTCTCCTTCTTCGGTTATTACCGTTTCAGCAGTTGCAACAGCAGTTGCGGTGCCGAACATATCCATTTGTCCGTTGGAAGCAACAGCCTTGACAGGAACCTGAATTTCTTCGCCCAATACCTGTTGTGCAATCCTGCGAAATTCCAGCTCTGTGAACAATTCAATCAAGGCCTCTTTATCAGGATCTTTTAGTTTTAATTCCTCTTCAATTAAATCAACAGGTACTTCACAGTGAATGGTCGCGAGTTGTTTCGAGAGAATGGCCTTGTCTTTATTGGCTTCTATTTTTCTTTCAACTTTCCTTTTAACTGATCGGTATTCGCCAGTAAATTTTCCACCGAACCAAATTGCTGGACCAGGAGTGTGGCGGTTTTTTCACCAACACCGGGTACACCGGGAATATTATCTACCGCATCCCCCATCAATCCCAAAATATCAATGACCTGCTCCGGCCTTTCTATTCCGTATTTTTCACAAATCTCTTTCACTCCCAGGATTTCAGCTCCATTTCCCAGTCGGGCAGGTTTGTAAATATGCACATGTTCCGTCACCAACTGTCCATAATCTTTATCCGGTGTCATCATAAAGGTTTCAAATCCCGCCTTATCCGCCTTGCAGCTTAAAGTGCCGATGATATCATCTGCTTCAAATCCATCCAGTTCAATTACAGGAATATTAAAGCATTGAACTATTTTCTTAATATACGGAATGGCGATCGCGATATCTTCCGGAATTTCTTCCCGATGTGCTTTGTAATCTTCAAAGGCCTCATGTCGATGCGTGGGTGCAGCCGTATCAAAGACAACAGCAATATGTGTCGGCTTTTCTTTTTTAAGAATTTCAAGTAAGGTATTCGTAAAACCAAACATCGCAGAGGTGTTCAGCCCCTTTGAATTCACGCGGTGGTTATTGCTGAATGCAAAATAGGCTCTGAAAACCAATGCCAATGCGTCCAACAGAAATAATTTTTTCGGTTCAGTATTCATTCGACTAAATTACTTCAAAAATCCCGTAATTTGAAAATTTGAAAATGCGATAATTTGAAAATTTGCTCTCGAAGCCCAGATTGGACTAATCACACATGCGGTGGACAGGTTTAAAAAAGTGTTTTAGTTAGATTTTACAGGATGATTGGATGAATGTCCATAGTGGGAGGCAGGTTTGAAGACGTAGATATTCCAATCCGCGACCATCCGTTAGATCCGATTAATCTGCGTTCCTTTCCACCAAAATCCTATTCCAATAGAAATCCATTCTGTAAAATTCCCATTCATCATCCCCCCCCCATCATTTCCTCCATACATCACCATCTTCAAATCAGCCCATTTTCAAATTTTCAAATTAGTATATTTGTTCATGCGTATCGACGAATTACGTGAATATTGTCTTTCAAAACCATTTACTGAAGAAACGATGCCCTTTGGCGATGATGTATTGGTTTTTAAAGTGGCCGGAAAAATGTTTGCCCTCATCAGTTTATCCTCTCCGGATACGGTGAACCTGAAATGCGATGCCGTCTATGCTTCGGAACTGCGTGAACGTTATACGGAAGTGCAACCCGGATTTCATATGAATAAAAAGCTCTGCAATCCCGTTTCGCTGCAAGGAAGTCTGGAGGAAAAGATGATCCAATCTTTAATCGATCACTCTTATGAAGAGGTTTTTAAAGGGCTACCGAAAAGGTGCAGAAGGAGTTGCGCGGATGAGGGTGTGGAGATGACAGAAAGGAATGAAATGATGTTTTTCTGTGTTAGACGATTGGACCTCATTTTATTATTGGCGTTCGGTGAGTAAAACCGCAGGATGGTCATTAGCCAAAAGAACAAAAAAATAAATAAAATGGCTCTCCGGAAGGAATGTTCAATTGTTGAATAACGCGCTCGGGACTTTCAGGAAAGTTGTGAAAGACTAATTGTGCCCTTTGGTCCTTCATTCGGTCAATGAGGATTTCTTTTTGAAGGGTAATACTTCGAGTAATTTGAAAGCGCGCCCGGGAAAGTCTTTTATGAAATGGTCAGACGTGAACAGATGTGTATTGGCGTGTAATGCTTTTACATGAAATTGCCTGCAAATACTTTTCCAGGCTCCGATTTTCGGACAGCCGCATTCGGTTCATAGATCCATGGCCCCGGTACTGCAACCGGTAAATTAGCGTCCCGCTCTTCTGTCAATGAGAATACAAATGGATTTTCATTAATGCCCGCATCATGACAATATAGCTGTTGATGATGAAATCCTTTTTTTAAATGAAACAACAACTCCCGGCATTCTCCCTTCCAGGAAATAATATCCACCCGGTACGTCTCCGGTAATTGCTTCAATCCTTCACTGATATCCAACATAGGAGCCAGCTTTATCATGACTTCTGTCGATTGCGCTAACAGGGCTTCTTTCAATGATAATACATCCGGACGAAGGTCCTTCAACCGAAAGACTTTATTTCCTCCTTCACTTCTGCGGGAAGGATCTAAATAAATGAGATCAATTCCTTCCAATGACTTATGCTGAAGCATGCTTTCGGCATCACTGCAAACGATTTCTATATTCCTGAGACCAAGTATTGTAAAATTTTTTCGTGCCGCTTCACACCGTGAGGGGTCCGGTTCACAAAAGATTACAGAAGCTGCTTCCTGCGCGAAGGCCCAGCTATCTACACCAAGTCCGCCGGTGAGGTCCGCTACTTTTTTCCCTTTTACGAAAGTTGCCTTTAATAGGGCAGTGGCTTCTGAAGAGCATTGTTCAATGATGGTGGAATCCGGATAAAAAATAGTGGGAAATTGATACCACGATGGGAGTTTCTGCTTTGCTATACGCCGTCCTTTTATCTGGTGGAGAAGGGCTTTCAAGGGTAGATTTTTCTTTCCCGCATAACGCAAAGCGAGTGATGATGTGTCTTCGTTTTCATGTTCCAGTACCCATGAAACCCATTCTTCAGGGTTAAAATCCGTTTCGGCGTTCATTCCTGCAAAG from Bacteroidota bacterium includes these protein-coding regions:
- a CDS encoding MmcQ/YjbR family DNA-binding protein, which produces MRIDELREYCLSKPFTEETMPFGDDVLVFKVAGKMFALISLSSPDTVNLKCDAVYASELRERYTEVQPGFHMNKKLCNPVSLQGSLEEKMIQSLIDHSYEEVFKGLPKRCRRSCADEGVEMTERNEMMFFCVRRLDLILLLAFGE
- a CDS encoding RsmD family RNA methyltransferase, whose amino-acid sequence is MNAETDFNPEEWVSWVLEHENEDTSSLALRYAGKKNLPLKALLHQIKGRRIAKQKLPSWYQFPTIFYPDSTIIEQCSSEATALLKATFVKGKKVADLTGGLGVDSWAFAQEAASVIFCEPDPSRCEAARKNFTILGLRNIEIVCSDAESMLQHKSLEGIDLIYLDPSRRSEGGNKVFRLKDLRPDVLSLKEALLAQSTEVMIKLAPMLDISEGLKQLPETYRVDIISWKGECRELLFHLKKGFHHQQLYCHDAGINENPFVFSLTEERDANLPVAVPGPWIYEPNAAVRKSEPGKVFAGNFM